Within the Bremerella sp. JC817 genome, the region GGGAGTGTATGATCCGATTGGCTTAGGGGGCTAAACTTGCACGATAGAGGCAATTAGCGCCAGAAAGAATTAGTGCGAATCCCAAGAAAAGAAGCAGGCCGAGATGTGAAGTCTCGGCCCGCTTCCGTGGAAAGATTGAATTGGCAATGCCGATGTCCGCTTAGCGGATGAAGAGCATTTCCTGGTAGGTTGGCAGTGGCCACAGGTCGTCGGCAACGTAGCCTTCCAGTTCGTCGGCGTACTTACGAACTTCGTTCATCGCCGGCAGAACATCGTAGCAGCAAGCGTTGGCCTTCTTGTGCCAGCATTCGATTTCGTCGGCCTTGGCAGCGGCAGCTTCCAGGGCGGCGACACTGTCCTGGAGCGACTTGACCAGGGTGGTCATCTTGTCCAGGGTGTCTTTGTCGAAATCGTAACCCAGAGCCTGAAGGTTCGCACAGGTCGAAGCCAGTTCGTTCTGGTAGCGGATCGAAGCAGGGAAGATCATCGTGCGAGCGATCTCGACGGTGAGCTTGGTTTCGACGCTGATCGACTTGCAGTACTGTTCCAGGTAGATTTCCAGACGGCTTTCCAGCTCGCGTTCCGAGAGGACACCGTACTTGGTGAACAGTTCTTTGACTTCTGGCTTTTCCAGGTAAGGCAGAGCATCGGCAGTGGTCTTCAGGTTCAGCAGACCACGCTTTTCAGCTTCCTGGTGCCATTCTTCCGAGTAACCGTCGCCATTGAACACGACCGCGCCATGTTCGTTAATGATGTCGGTCAGAAGCTTTTGGATTGCTCCGTTCAGCTTCGAGTTGTCGCCGCCGGTGGCTTCTTCCAGCTTGGTCGCACAGTAGTCCAGCGACTCGGCAACGATGGTGTTCATCGCGACGAGTGGACCAGCGATCGACTGGTTCGAGCCAACAGCACGGAATTCAAAGCGGTTGCCGGTGAAGGCGAATGGGCTGGTACGGTTACGGTCGCCAGCATCCTTTGGCAATGGCGGAAGAACGTCGGCACCGATTTCCAGCGTGCCCTTTGGCAGCGAGCTGCTGGCCCCACCACCCTTGATCTGCTCGAAGACGTCGGCCAACTGAGTGCCGAGGAAGATCGAGATGATCGCAGGAGGAGCTTCGTTGGCACCCAGACGGTGATCGTTGGAAGCCGAGGCAACCACAGCACGCAGCAGACCCTGGAACTTGTGCACGGCACGGATAACAGCACCGCAGAACACAAGGAACTGAGCGTTTTCGTGTGGGGTGTCGCCTGGGTCGAGCAGGTTGCCTTGCGAGGCACTGCCCATCGACCAGTTGACGTGCTTACCCGAACCATTGACGCCGGCGAACGGCTTTTCGTGGATCAAGCAGGCCATGCCGTACTTTTCGGCGACGCGCTTCAGGGTGATCATGACCAACTGCTGATGGTCGGTCGCGACGTTGGCGAACTCGAACATCGGAGCAATTTCGTACTGGCCTGGGGCGACTTCGTTGTGACGAGTCTTGACCGGGATGCCCAGCTTGAACAGTTCACGTTCGGTTTCCAGCATGAACGCGAGAACGCGATCTGGAATGGCACCGAAGTAGTGATCGTCGAATTCCTGACCCTTTGGAGGCTGAGCACCGAACAGGGTACGACCAGCGTTGAGAAGGTCAGGACGTGCGAAGAAGAAGTTGCGATCGACCAGGAAGTATTCCTGTTCTGGACCGGCGGTCGAGCTGACCATGGCGCCATCGGTGTGACCGAACAGGCTCAGGATACGCTGAGCTTGCTTGTTCAAAGCCTGCATCGAACGCAGAACCGGGGTCTTCTTATCGAGGGCTTCGCCCGTCCACGAAACAAACGCCGTTGGAATGCACAGCGTGGTTCCGTTCGGGTTTTCCATGATGTAAGCAGGGCTGGTAACGTCCCAAGCGGTGTAACCGCGAGCTTCAAACGTCTGGCGGATACCGCCCGATGGGAAGCTGGAACCGTCTGGTTCGCCCTGGATCAGCTGCGAGCCGCTGAACTCGGCAATGGCGCTGCCGGTGCCGTCTGGGCTGAGGAAGCTATCGTGCTTTTCGGCGGTGAAACCGGTCAGCGGATAGAAGACGTGGGCGTAGTGGGTCGCACCCTTTTCGATGGCCCAATCCTTCATGGCCGAAGCGACGTAGTCGGCGACGGTCGTATCGAGCTTTTCGCCCGTTTCGATCGTCTTCATCAGCGACTTGAAGATCGGCTTAGGAAGACGGTCCTTCATGACCGATTTGCTGAAGACGTTTGCGCAGAACAGTTCCTGAGTTGGGGTTTCCAGGAAGTTCATGGCTGGAGCGGAGGGCTTGTAGTTGGTAACCGCGGAGATGGCTGCCATTCGAGCCGAACCGCCCATAAACCCGCTACCGCTGCCTGCGGAATTGGTTCCGCAAGAGCCCGCCTTACCTTTCGATGCCGTACTCACTAGTGTGTGACCTCCAAAGCCTTAGCGCGAACGGCGACCCCTGGGGAAGGGATCTGCGTCACGCTTTTCGTTGTTGAAATTCCCTTACGATCGATACGCTTCGCGATCCCTGCAGAAGCATGGTGCGGAGTGATAGCAATTACCATGCCGCACCGTCAGAAGGGTCAAAATCGCTAGAAAATGACCCCAGAATGAGTAGCCTCTGCGCGCGAAGTGGGCGTGACCTGCATAGAAATGTAGCAAAAAAGTATTGCCGAGGCCTCTTTTTTAAACTTTGCAAAAAGGGTGCCGACCGTACTGCCGGGGGAGATCAATTTTTGATCACCAGCCCCAGCACGTCGTCGCCCTCTCGAAAAGTCCCATTCGTCGGCCGAACATTTCTGCCCCCGGAAGGTCTCTTCCGGTGGTCACTGTCGCTAAACTTAAAGCGCTGAATAGTCAAAGGGAAGTAGGCAAATGGGCCAAATGGCTCACGGGGCAAAACTATCTTGGGGGATCCTTTTCATGCTTCGCCATCTTCAAAAGCTTGTTTCAGTAGGGTGCCTTCTACTGGCATGCCTGGTCGCTGCTCCACTGCTTCACGCCGAACCTCCCCTGGTCGACGTTCCTATGTTCCCCGGCTTGGGAGAGCATGGCATGAAGATCTCGACCGACCAGCCGCAAGCTCAGGCCTACTTCAATCAAGGCCTGGCCTTTATGTATGGCTTCAATCATGACGAAGCCATTCGCAGCTTCCACGCTGCCGCGAAGCTCGATCCGCAGTGCCCGGCTCCCTGGTGGGCGATTTCGTTTGCCAACGGTCCGAACATCAACTATCCGCTGCTGGACGAAAAACACGCTCCACTGGCCTGGGATGCTTTGCAAAAGGCCAAGGAGCTTGCCAAGAACGGATCGCCCCTCGAACAAGACCTGATCGCGGCGTTGGAAGAACGTTACGCCGACCCGCCGCCTGCCGATCGCAAACCGCTCGATCAAGCGTTTGCCAAAGCGATGCGAAACGTCTGGCAGAAGTATCCCAACCAACCAGACGTCGGCGCGATCTTCGCTGAGAGCCTGATGGATCTTTGGCCTTGGGATCTGTGGCAGAAGGCA harbors:
- a CDS encoding glutamine synthetase III, with the protein product MGGSARMAAISAVTNYKPSAPAMNFLETPTQELFCANVFSKSVMKDRLPKPIFKSLMKTIETGEKLDTTVADYVASAMKDWAIEKGATHYAHVFYPLTGFTAEKHDSFLSPDGTGSAIAEFSGSQLIQGEPDGSSFPSGGIRQTFEARGYTAWDVTSPAYIMENPNGTTLCIPTAFVSWTGEALDKKTPVLRSMQALNKQAQRILSLFGHTDGAMVSSTAGPEQEYFLVDRNFFFARPDLLNAGRTLFGAQPPKGQEFDDHYFGAIPDRVLAFMLETERELFKLGIPVKTRHNEVAPGQYEIAPMFEFANVATDHQQLVMITLKRVAEKYGMACLIHEKPFAGVNGSGKHVNWSMGSASQGNLLDPGDTPHENAQFLVFCGAVIRAVHKFQGLLRAVVASASNDHRLGANEAPPAIISIFLGTQLADVFEQIKGGGASSSLPKGTLEIGADVLPPLPKDAGDRNRTSPFAFTGNRFEFRAVGSNQSIAGPLVAMNTIVAESLDYCATKLEEATGGDNSKLNGAIQKLLTDIINEHGAVVFNGDGYSEEWHQEAEKRGLLNLKTTADALPYLEKPEVKELFTKYGVLSERELESRLEIYLEQYCKSISVETKLTVEIARTMIFPASIRYQNELASTCANLQALGYDFDKDTLDKMTTLVKSLQDSVAALEAAAAKADEIECWHKKANACCYDVLPAMNEVRKYADELEGYVADDLWPLPTYQEMLFIR